In Mycobacterium gallinarum, a single window of DNA contains:
- a CDS encoding phosphotransferase family protein has product MSYGAEVVDRLTEWLHTQLPGTDGLRLEGLDRVEFGHSAEMMVLTIVSTAGRRDVVIRLRPPAPALLEPYDLAKQFTVLRALEGSAVRVPRALWLEDTGAVLGRPFFVMERMPGTVYELEAPSEPEVDPAGVTRMCLSMAEQLAAIHTVNVADARLDSLADGLSHLDREIGHWSEEMQRVKRGTLPALERLLHELKASQPAPSTAVTLVHGDAKPGNFAFVGGEVSAVFDWELTTIGDPMTDIGYLELLWCMPVGIPSHQAAPTIDDVVAHYATASGLTIANREWYRALNAFKLAVINLIGSRLFDDGATDDQRFMLNAYGIPMFTQMGLAELGVTEPLDDGPVLPSEERMKQARATH; this is encoded by the coding sequence ATGAGCTACGGGGCAGAGGTTGTCGACCGGCTCACCGAATGGCTGCATACCCAGCTGCCCGGCACCGACGGTCTGCGGCTCGAGGGCCTTGATCGCGTGGAGTTCGGGCATTCGGCCGAAATGATGGTGTTGACGATCGTCTCGACCGCAGGACGGCGCGACGTCGTGATCCGGTTACGGCCGCCGGCCCCGGCGCTGCTCGAACCCTATGACCTGGCAAAGCAATTCACGGTGCTGCGCGCGCTGGAGGGCTCGGCTGTCCGGGTACCCCGCGCGCTGTGGCTGGAAGATACCGGTGCCGTCCTGGGCCGGCCGTTCTTCGTCATGGAACGGATGCCGGGGACGGTGTACGAGTTGGAGGCGCCATCCGAACCCGAGGTGGACCCCGCCGGCGTCACGCGGATGTGCTTGAGCATGGCAGAGCAACTGGCGGCGATCCACACGGTGAACGTCGCCGACGCCAGGCTGGATTCCCTGGCCGACGGCCTCAGTCACCTCGACCGCGAGATCGGACACTGGTCCGAGGAGATGCAACGGGTCAAACGCGGCACGCTGCCAGCGCTCGAGCGACTGCTGCACGAACTCAAGGCAAGTCAACCCGCGCCATCGACCGCCGTGACCCTCGTGCACGGCGACGCCAAGCCCGGAAACTTCGCTTTCGTCGGCGGCGAGGTCAGTGCGGTGTTCGATTGGGAACTGACCACGATCGGCGACCCGATGACCGATATCGGTTACCTGGAGTTGTTGTGGTGCATGCCGGTAGGGATCCCAAGCCACCAGGCCGCACCGACCATCGACGACGTCGTCGCCCACTACGCGACCGCAAGCGGGCTGACGATCGCCAACCGGGAGTGGTATCGCGCCCTCAACGCCTTCAAGCTCGCCGTGATCAACCTGATCGGCTCCCGACTGTTCGACGACGGAGCCACCGATGACCAGCGCTTCATGCTGAACGCCTACGGCATACCGATGTTCACGCAGATGGGGCTCGCCGAACTGGGCGTCACCGAACCCCTCGACGACGGCCCGGTGCTACCCAGCGAGGAACGGATGAAGCAGGCGCGCGCGACGCACTGA
- a CDS encoding phosphotransferase family protein, with the protein MNIPSSVDELTPDWFTDALGAPVDAVDILDAHSGTTGRARVGLTVSSSESPDVPDTVFVKLQPFAAEQRRFLRQIGLGVAEARLYSEVGGELPVRSPKVWHAGYDESDGSFVMVLEDLTASGCRFPAPEDDDIIAVAASAMDELATLHAAFQGRDLNWLRTPSGMKRKPADAQTASRRAQFIVSALDQFADDMPAVFRRLGDLYASRSLDIVALFGEGERTLIHGDTHSGNLFVDGDRTGFYDWAVVGRGPGVRDVAYFLCNSLPIETRRAEEQALLIRYRSALSRRGVELDASTAHEQYRLFAVYSWIAAASTAAMGSQWQPIDVSLTAMASTTQAIEDLDSVGLLEQRLGIT; encoded by the coding sequence GTGAACATCCCGTCGAGCGTCGATGAGCTGACGCCGGACTGGTTCACCGACGCCCTCGGCGCACCCGTCGATGCGGTAGACATCCTCGATGCGCATTCCGGAACCACCGGCCGCGCCCGCGTCGGGTTGACCGTGTCATCATCGGAGTCGCCGGACGTGCCCGACACCGTGTTCGTCAAGCTGCAGCCCTTCGCAGCAGAGCAGCGAAGATTTCTGCGTCAGATCGGTCTCGGGGTAGCCGAAGCGCGGCTCTACTCCGAAGTCGGCGGCGAACTCCCCGTACGGTCACCGAAGGTCTGGCATGCCGGCTACGACGAATCCGACGGCTCGTTCGTGATGGTGCTCGAGGATCTCACCGCCTCGGGGTGCCGCTTTCCCGCACCTGAAGATGACGACATCATCGCGGTCGCCGCATCGGCAATGGACGAGCTCGCCACTCTGCACGCGGCCTTTCAGGGTCGCGACCTCAACTGGCTGCGCACCCCGTCGGGCATGAAGCGCAAGCCGGCCGATGCCCAAACAGCATCCCGCCGGGCGCAATTCATCGTGTCCGCGCTTGACCAGTTCGCCGACGACATGCCCGCGGTGTTCCGCCGTCTCGGCGACCTCTACGCCTCCCGATCGCTCGACATCGTCGCCTTGTTCGGCGAGGGTGAGCGCACCCTCATCCACGGTGACACCCACAGCGGGAATCTATTCGTCGACGGGGATCGGACCGGCTTCTACGATTGGGCTGTCGTCGGCCGCGGGCCAGGTGTGCGCGATGTCGCCTACTTCCTGTGCAATTCGCTGCCGATCGAGACGCGGCGCGCCGAGGAGCAGGCGCTGCTCATCCGATATCGATCCGCGTTGTCCCGCAGGGGCGTCGAACTCGACGCCTCAACCGCGCACGAGCAATATCGACTGTTCGCGGTTTACTCGTGGATAGCCGCCGCTTCCACCGCCGCGATGGGGTCGCAGTGGCAGCCGATCGACGTGTCGCTTACCGCGATGGCCAGTACCACGCAGGCGATCGAGGACCTCGACTCCGTCGGCTTGCTGGAACAACGTTTGGGTATCACGTAG
- a CDS encoding TetR/AcrR family transcriptional regulator → MEKSWVEVDSSTRQRILAATAEVLGRNGMTKLSLSEVASQAGVSRPTLYRWFASKKELLEAFVVWERQFYETAVSEATADLPACEKLDAALRVIVDYQQSYPGLRMIDIEPAQVIKRLSRVIPLMRQRLERLASGPDPGLAVSTAVRVAISHYVVHSDDDADFLNQLRHAARVKHHAPETGQ, encoded by the coding sequence ATGGAGAAGTCGTGGGTCGAGGTCGACAGCTCGACGCGCCAACGAATTCTCGCCGCCACCGCGGAGGTGCTGGGCCGTAACGGGATGACCAAGCTCAGCCTGTCAGAGGTCGCCTCGCAGGCCGGGGTGTCGCGACCCACGCTTTACCGATGGTTCGCATCCAAGAAGGAACTACTCGAGGCGTTTGTGGTGTGGGAACGCCAGTTCTACGAGACCGCGGTGTCCGAGGCCACCGCTGATCTGCCCGCGTGCGAAAAGCTCGATGCGGCATTGCGGGTCATCGTCGACTACCAGCAGTCCTACCCCGGGCTGCGCATGATCGACATCGAACCGGCACAGGTCATCAAACGGCTGTCGCGGGTGATACCGCTGATGCGGCAGCGGCTCGAACGGCTCGCGTCGGGCCCCGATCCCGGCCTGGCCGTGTCGACGGCTGTGCGCGTGGCGATTTCGCACTACGTCGTGCACAGCGACGACGACGCCGACTTCCTCAATCAGCTCCGGCACGCCGCCCGCGTCAAACACCATGCCCCCGAGACCGGGCAGTGA
- a CDS encoding cytochrome P450 — MTAPPVQAREYSRFDITSQDFWSRPFDARDEVFAELRAGDGLTWHRPFDSLFPMEEPGFWALTRRADIAFVSQHPELFTSAQGVALNPMPAEIQRFASFFLSMDPPQHTVYRRLISSAFTPRNVRQIEEQIHRNAVAIVDELVGAGNVDFVAACSARLPMLTIMDMLGVPTADQPEVAYAAEKLFGMSDDEYATAEERAEDPIAQITLLANTGVELAQFRRKNPGDDLMTGIVNAEVDGHRLTDEEIGAFLILLASAGNDTTKQATTHAMLALTENPAQRDWLMADFDSRIGSAVEEFVRWSSPVLQFARFAIEDTEINGAPVQAGDKVGLFYCSANRDEAAFSDPGVFDLSRSPNPHLGFGGGGPHFCLGSQLAKAELRNLFRELLTRLTTVEFGEPDLLYSNFVHGVKRLPAFVR, encoded by the coding sequence GTGACAGCCCCACCTGTGCAGGCGCGTGAGTACAGCCGGTTCGACATCACCTCGCAAGACTTCTGGAGTCGGCCCTTCGACGCGCGTGACGAAGTTTTCGCCGAGCTTCGTGCTGGTGACGGCCTCACCTGGCACCGACCCTTCGATTCGTTGTTTCCGATGGAGGAACCCGGTTTCTGGGCGTTGACACGTCGCGCCGATATCGCTTTCGTCAGTCAGCACCCCGAGCTGTTCACGTCGGCGCAGGGGGTGGCGCTGAATCCGATGCCTGCCGAGATCCAGCGCTTCGCATCGTTCTTCCTGAGCATGGATCCGCCGCAGCACACCGTGTACCGCAGGCTCATCAGCTCGGCGTTCACGCCGCGCAACGTCCGCCAGATCGAAGAGCAGATCCACCGCAACGCCGTCGCGATCGTCGACGAACTCGTCGGTGCCGGGAATGTCGACTTCGTTGCCGCCTGCTCTGCGCGGCTGCCGATGCTGACGATCATGGACATGCTCGGTGTGCCGACCGCCGACCAGCCGGAGGTGGCCTACGCCGCCGAGAAGCTGTTCGGCATGAGCGACGACGAGTACGCGACGGCCGAGGAGCGGGCGGAAGACCCGATTGCGCAAATCACCCTGCTGGCGAACACGGGTGTCGAGCTGGCGCAGTTCCGGCGCAAGAATCCCGGCGACGACCTGATGACGGGAATCGTCAACGCCGAGGTCGACGGCCACCGGCTGACCGACGAGGAGATCGGCGCATTCCTGATCCTGTTGGCGTCGGCCGGGAACGACACCACCAAACAGGCCACGACGCACGCGATGCTGGCCCTGACCGAGAACCCCGCCCAGCGGGACTGGCTGATGGCGGACTTCGACAGCCGGATCGGTTCGGCCGTCGAAGAATTCGTCCGGTGGTCCTCACCGGTGCTGCAGTTCGCTCGTTTCGCGATCGAGGACACCGAGATCAACGGAGCGCCGGTACAGGCGGGCGACAAGGTCGGTCTGTTCTACTGTTCGGCCAACCGGGACGAAGCGGCCTTCTCCGATCCTGGAGTTTTCGATCTATCGCGGTCGCCCAACCCGCATCTCGGTTTCGGCGGCGGCGGACCACACTTCTGCCTCGGCAGCCAGCTGGCAAAGGCCGAGCTGCGAAACCTGTTCCGGGAGTTGCTGACCCGGTTGACCACCGTCGAGTTCGGTGAGCCCGACTTGCTCTACAGCAATTTCGTACATGGCGTCAAACGCCTGCCTGCGTTCGTTCGTTAG
- a CDS encoding ferredoxin produces the protein MRVEVDLDKCTGHGICESIAEDVFEVADDGIVVIHDNDRPESDRDRMQQAVTQCPVAALRLTD, from the coding sequence ATGCGGGTGGAAGTCGATCTGGACAAGTGCACCGGCCACGGCATCTGCGAATCGATCGCCGAGGACGTGTTCGAGGTGGCCGATGACGGCATCGTCGTGATCCACGACAACGATCGGCCCGAATCCGACCGCGATCGGATGCAGCAGGCCGTGACCCAATGCCCCGTCGCGGCGCTGCGCCTGACCGACTGA
- a CDS encoding MarP family serine protease gives MKPSRLAAVLIAVGLTIGLAGCGAFKQSIDEINYVAEAAPAFSVVNVARPDAALASGAVVEQAGHSVVRVISLAHSCNKVMSGSGFVTAPGRVITSAHVVAGGDRVSVSLDGQELTAMVVMFDPLTDISILDVPGLQAPPLDFSQDTAPTGTDAVVLGYPGGGPFVAYPARVREVVEIKVSDLYRVLALSREVYAIRGRVGHGDSGGPLIDRDGRVLGMTFGAAVHDPEIGFVLTAKLIYPHAVDSTAMEPVSTGPCIN, from the coding sequence ATGAAGCCGAGTCGCCTCGCGGCCGTGCTGATCGCCGTCGGCCTGACAATCGGCCTGGCCGGATGCGGCGCGTTCAAGCAGTCGATCGACGAGATCAACTACGTGGCCGAGGCCGCTCCCGCTTTCTCGGTGGTCAATGTCGCACGACCGGACGCCGCACTGGCGAGTGGTGCGGTCGTCGAGCAGGCGGGGCACAGCGTTGTCAGGGTCATCAGCCTGGCCCACTCCTGCAACAAGGTCATGTCGGGTAGCGGTTTCGTAACCGCGCCGGGTCGGGTGATTACCAGCGCGCATGTGGTAGCGGGTGGGGATCGCGTCAGCGTCTCGCTGGACGGTCAGGAACTCACCGCCATGGTGGTGATGTTCGACCCGCTCACCGATATCTCCATCCTCGACGTTCCCGGTCTACAGGCGCCGCCGCTGGACTTCTCTCAAGACACCGCGCCAACTGGCACCGACGCCGTGGTGTTGGGGTATCCCGGTGGCGGACCGTTCGTCGCATATCCGGCGAGGGTTCGGGAAGTCGTCGAGATCAAGGTTTCAGACCTCTATCGGGTGCTGGCTTTGAGCCGCGAGGTCTATGCAATTAGAGGCAGAGTCGGGCACGGCGATTCCGGCGGACCGCTGATCGACCGTGATGGACGGGTACTCGGCATGACTTTCGGTGCGGCGGTTCACGATCCGGAGATCGGCTTCGTACTCACCGCGAAGCTGATCTACCCACACGCCGTCGATTCCACGGCGATGGAGCCGGTTTCGACCGGCCCCTGTATCAACTGA
- a CDS encoding thioesterase family protein, whose product MSDCYYELVDATDPLGEKFAATDLVRSTWTAEIQHGAPVSALLARALEKCEARDDTRLSRVMIDLLGAVPAEGDLWVRSRIERSGKQIELVSAEMLAPGRDGEPRAVARASGWRLKTIDTADVVRTSAPPLRPLSEAHSPDMKKDWDRNYVHSLDWRWLTQPMSDGPGESWIRPEVDLVKGESMTALERLFAVADDANGIGTKLDIRKWTFMNTDLVVHVHRIPEGEWIGIRAETNYGPDGIGTTIGTLFDVSGPVGAIQESVLVRPMPGR is encoded by the coding sequence GTGAGCGATTGCTACTACGAGCTGGTCGATGCCACCGACCCGCTCGGCGAGAAGTTCGCCGCGACCGACCTCGTCCGCAGCACGTGGACGGCCGAGATACAGCACGGCGCACCGGTTTCAGCGCTGTTGGCGCGCGCCTTGGAGAAATGCGAGGCGCGCGACGACACCCGTCTGAGCCGAGTGATGATCGACCTGCTGGGCGCTGTGCCTGCCGAAGGGGATCTGTGGGTGCGATCCCGAATCGAGCGCTCCGGCAAGCAGATCGAGTTGGTCAGTGCCGAGATGCTGGCCCCCGGACGTGACGGTGAGCCCCGCGCGGTCGCACGCGCGAGCGGGTGGCGGCTGAAGACGATCGACACCGCGGACGTCGTTCGCACGTCTGCGCCACCGTTGCGGCCGCTCTCGGAGGCACACAGCCCCGACATGAAGAAGGACTGGGACCGCAACTATGTGCACAGCCTCGATTGGCGGTGGCTGACCCAGCCGATGAGCGACGGGCCCGGCGAGTCCTGGATCCGGCCGGAAGTCGACCTCGTCAAGGGCGAGTCCATGACCGCGCTGGAGCGCCTCTTCGCGGTCGCCGACGACGCCAACGGCATCGGCACCAAGCTCGACATCCGGAAGTGGACGTTCATGAACACCGACCTGGTCGTGCATGTACACCGGATTCCGGAGGGCGAGTGGATCGGAATCCGCGCCGAGACCAACTACGGCCCCGACGGCATCGGTACGACGATCGGCACACTGTTCGACGTATCAGGTCCCGTCGGCGCGATTCAGGAGTCGGTGCTGGTCCGGCCGATGCCGGGCCGTTGA
- a CDS encoding SMP-30/gluconolactonase/LRE family protein, producing MICKGAETLTTLTKGFCFGEGPRWFEGLLWFSDMLGEAVHTVNLRGDLTTLPLPGHHPSGLGFRPDGTLLIVSGEQRRLLRYDGYTVDPIAELADLVPAALGDMVIDDAGRAYVGSQAREGGVIVRVDPDGSIAVVAENLDFPNGMAITADRTTLIVAESTGRRLTAFTVAADGSLGGRRIFADVLDGPPDGICLDAEGGVWVAMTLAHAFERIEEGGAVTDRIEMDERIAIACTLGGPERRTLFLLSSTDAYPQRLVGTKDSRVDAVTLDIPGAGLP from the coding sequence GTGATTTGTAAAGGTGCCGAGACCCTGACGACACTGACCAAAGGTTTCTGTTTCGGCGAGGGCCCCCGGTGGTTCGAGGGATTGCTGTGGTTCTCCGACATGCTGGGTGAGGCGGTGCACACCGTCAACCTGCGTGGGGACCTGACCACCCTCCCGCTGCCCGGCCATCACCCATCGGGGTTGGGATTCCGGCCCGACGGCACCCTGCTGATCGTGTCGGGTGAGCAGCGCCGGCTGCTGCGCTATGACGGGTACACCGTCGACCCGATCGCCGAACTGGCCGACCTCGTTCCCGCGGCGCTCGGCGACATGGTGATCGACGATGCGGGCCGCGCTTACGTCGGATCCCAGGCGCGGGAAGGCGGGGTGATCGTGCGGGTCGATCCCGACGGCTCGATCGCCGTTGTCGCCGAGAATCTCGACTTCCCCAACGGAATGGCGATCACAGCGGACCGCACGACGCTGATCGTGGCCGAGTCGACCGGGCGGCGGCTGACCGCGTTCACCGTCGCGGCCGACGGATCACTGGGCGGCCGAAGGATATTCGCCGACGTGCTCGACGGCCCGCCGGACGGCATCTGTCTCGATGCCGAGGGAGGGGTGTGGGTGGCGATGACACTGGCCCACGCCTTCGAGCGGATCGAGGAGGGCGGCGCCGTCACCGATCGGATCGAGATGGACGAGCGCATCGCGATCGCCTGCACACTCGGAGGGCCGGAACGGCGCACGCTGTTCCTGCTGTCCAGTACGGACGCCTATCCGCAGCGGCTGGTCGGGACCAAGGACTCACGCGTCGACGCGGTGACCCTGGACATCCCGGGAGCCGGGCTGCCGTGA
- a CDS encoding NIPSNAP family protein: MKKFYGHTLLYLHETIALGEGRSEQFTEVFSEVYHPMMEALGARLFAMWETTPYNGHWPQATIIWEIDAFADYARIGKAQASGGSHADAAATWRTFLSEIRASGEGRIMYAGKFNRTLAQLADSKFSAGLVIQEIMQTKPGRQDDYIRELERLYVPWSESTGKRWLGSFITTFRFNEVIHYWALDGDWDCFENHYPSWKDSPPAEIVTWMSVAPALRDGWEDSILQALPPSPLQ, encoded by the coding sequence GTGAAGAAGTTCTACGGCCACACGCTTCTGTATCTCCACGAGACGATTGCGCTGGGTGAAGGCCGAAGCGAGCAATTCACCGAGGTCTTCAGCGAGGTCTACCACCCCATGATGGAGGCGCTCGGCGCGCGCCTTTTCGCGATGTGGGAGACCACGCCGTACAACGGTCACTGGCCCCAGGCGACGATCATCTGGGAGATCGACGCGTTCGCCGACTACGCCCGCATCGGTAAAGCGCAGGCGTCCGGCGGCAGCCATGCCGATGCCGCGGCGACCTGGCGGACGTTCCTGTCCGAGATCCGAGCATCCGGTGAGGGCCGGATCATGTACGCCGGGAAGTTCAACAGGACACTCGCTCAGCTGGCGGATTCGAAGTTCTCGGCGGGTCTGGTGATCCAGGAGATCATGCAGACCAAGCCGGGTCGGCAGGACGACTACATCCGCGAACTCGAACGCCTCTACGTGCCGTGGTCGGAATCCACCGGAAAGCGATGGCTCGGGTCGTTCATCACGACGTTCAGATTCAACGAGGTCATTCACTATTGGGCGCTGGACGGCGACTGGGACTGCTTCGAGAACCACTACCCGTCGTGGAAGGACAGCCCGCCCGCCGAGATCGTCACGTGGATGAGCGTCGCGCCCGCGCTGCGCGACGGTTGGGAGGACTCGATTCTGCAGGCGCTGCCCCCGTCGCCGCTGCAATGA
- a CDS encoding cytochrome P450 codes for MNFQVTQLMKNFFYDPFDPAVMADPLPHYRVLRDDYPVYYVDKWDTYALSRFDDIWQVLSINDGTFVASEGTLPAATVLATRNDGPVPDPPLHPLPFHANFDAPIYDSVRRCTSGPFRPKSVAVLADRIRDLANERLDELLPRGTFDLTQDYGGIVAASVVCELVGLPTDLASDVLATVNAGSLAQPGSGVEVANARPGYLEYLVPIIERRRAGDGPESPIADNLIGYRLPDGSALSDMEAAVQMLGVFIGGTETVPKIVAHGLWELGRRPDQLAAVRADLDANVPVAREEMIRYCAPAQWFARTLRKPFTMHGTTMIPGQRVITLLASAGRDEREYPEPDEFIWDRRIERLLAFGRGQHFCLGVHLARLEIAIMVTEWLKRVPDWRIISADATRPPSSFQWGWNSVPVEVHVEVG; via the coding sequence ATGAATTTCCAAGTGACGCAGCTGATGAAGAACTTCTTCTACGATCCGTTCGACCCCGCGGTGATGGCCGACCCTCTGCCGCACTACCGCGTCCTGCGCGACGACTATCCGGTGTATTACGTCGACAAGTGGGACACCTACGCGCTGTCGCGCTTCGACGACATCTGGCAGGTGCTGTCGATCAACGACGGGACGTTCGTCGCCTCTGAGGGAACTCTACCCGCGGCAACGGTTCTGGCGACGCGCAACGACGGCCCGGTGCCCGACCCGCCGCTACATCCGCTGCCGTTCCACGCGAACTTCGACGCGCCGATCTACGATTCCGTCCGCCGCTGCACATCGGGTCCGTTCCGGCCCAAATCCGTTGCAGTGCTGGCAGACCGAATCCGCGACCTGGCCAACGAGCGGCTCGACGAACTGCTGCCGCGTGGCACCTTCGACCTGACCCAGGACTACGGCGGCATCGTCGCGGCATCGGTGGTCTGCGAATTGGTCGGACTTCCGACCGATCTGGCATCCGATGTGTTGGCCACCGTGAACGCGGGAAGCCTGGCCCAGCCGGGCAGCGGGGTGGAGGTGGCCAACGCGCGCCCCGGCTACCTGGAGTACCTGGTGCCGATCATCGAGCGCAGGCGCGCCGGCGACGGGCCTGAGTCGCCGATCGCCGACAACCTCATCGGCTATCGCCTGCCGGACGGTTCGGCGCTGTCCGACATGGAGGCCGCCGTGCAGATGCTCGGCGTCTTCATCGGCGGAACGGAAACCGTGCCGAAGATCGTCGCGCACGGCCTCTGGGAACTGGGGCGGCGCCCAGACCAGTTGGCGGCCGTGCGAGCAGATCTCGACGCCAACGTGCCCGTCGCGCGTGAGGAGATGATCCGGTACTGCGCACCCGCGCAGTGGTTTGCGCGCACCCTGCGCAAGCCGTTCACCATGCACGGGACGACGATGATTCCGGGCCAGCGGGTCATCACGCTGCTCGCATCGGCCGGTCGCGACGAGCGTGAGTATCCCGAGCCGGACGAGTTCATCTGGGATCGCCGGATCGAGCGCCTGCTGGCGTTCGGCCGCGGACAGCACTTCTGCCTCGGTGTGCACCTCGCCCGCCTCGAAATCGCGATCATGGTGACCGAATGGCTGAAACGAGTGCCGGACTGGCGCATCATCAGTGCGGACGCTACGCGCCCGCCGTCCAGCTTCCAGTGGGGCTGGAACAGTGTTCCTGTCGAGGTCCATGTGGAGGTTGGGTGA
- a CDS encoding zinc-binding dehydrogenase, with product MWAYRLVAPYTFERLDVPPKTADDLSDGHVLLRFMAAGVCGSDLPPFRGVRGKIAGDVGVNAAEMVGFPVHEVVGEVVASRHEDHRVGDRVVGWASGFDGLMGFVVADGDGLAPYDPTLSASHAVALQPLACVLYALEQLELAGRHVAVIGQGSIGLLFSYAAKALGARHVTGIDPVDRDGVGKEFGVDTIVRATSDRWVSHLEPSDRPDVVIEAVGHQVATLGHAIDAAAPGGTVLYFGVPDDDSYPISMRAMLRKNLTLKSGVTLDRRRVLDAANGFADDHPELLAAYVTHTFGIDDVQSAFDLACRPVPDRVKIAIAV from the coding sequence GTGTGGGCATACCGACTCGTTGCGCCGTATACCTTTGAGCGACTTGATGTTCCGCCAAAGACCGCCGATGACCTGAGCGACGGTCACGTGCTGCTCCGTTTCATGGCGGCGGGGGTCTGCGGCAGCGACCTGCCGCCGTTCCGCGGTGTGCGCGGCAAGATCGCAGGTGACGTGGGTGTGAACGCGGCCGAGATGGTGGGCTTTCCGGTCCACGAGGTCGTCGGGGAAGTGGTGGCGAGCAGACACGAGGACCACCGGGTGGGTGACCGGGTGGTGGGCTGGGCGTCCGGATTCGATGGGCTGATGGGGTTCGTGGTCGCCGACGGCGACGGCCTGGCGCCCTACGATCCCACCTTGAGCGCCTCACACGCCGTCGCGTTGCAGCCTTTGGCATGTGTCTTGTACGCGCTTGAACAGCTCGAGCTCGCGGGCCGACATGTCGCAGTCATCGGGCAGGGGTCGATCGGGCTGCTGTTCTCCTATGCGGCAAAGGCTCTGGGTGCGCGTCATGTGACCGGTATCGATCCCGTCGACCGCGACGGTGTCGGCAAAGAGTTCGGTGTCGACACCATTGTCCGCGCCACCAGCGACAGATGGGTGAGTCACCTGGAGCCCAGCGATCGGCCCGACGTCGTGATCGAGGCGGTCGGCCATCAGGTCGCCACGCTCGGCCATGCGATAGACGCCGCGGCGCCGGGCGGCACGGTGCTGTACTTCGGCGTGCCCGACGACGACAGCTACCCGATCAGCATGCGCGCGATGCTGCGTAAGAACCTCACGCTCAAGTCCGGTGTGACGCTCGACCGGCGGCGAGTCCTCGACGCGGCCAACGGGTTTGCCGACGACCATCCGGAACTGCTGGCCGCCTACGTCACGCACACGTTCGGTATCGACGACGTGCAATCGGCGTTCGACCTGGCCTGCCGGCCGGTGCCGGATCGGGTGAAGATCGCGATCGCCGTATGA
- a CDS encoding HpcH/HpaI aldolase family protein: MSSRLQEALSAKPRVWGGWVVGPTVIGPEEFARAGYDYVGFDVQHGYLDDADVALLLRRLEQVPIATAVRLPSADPAPIGRVLDAGADAVIVAMVESPETAATAVAATRYPPAGVRSFGPLRADIGIDTAAHEDRASVFAMIETARGLAALDEICSVPGLSGVYVGPADLAISLGENPITALDTPTVLDAVTRIHSVASGAGLVPGIHANAGKPGKAMAELGFRMITLASESQALRRGAAAHLEEAQ, encoded by the coding sequence ATGAGCAGCCGGTTGCAGGAGGCCCTCTCCGCAAAGCCCCGCGTGTGGGGCGGCTGGGTGGTGGGGCCGACCGTCATCGGGCCAGAGGAGTTCGCCAGGGCGGGATATGACTACGTCGGATTCGACGTCCAGCACGGTTATCTCGACGACGCCGATGTCGCATTGCTGCTGCGGCGGCTCGAGCAGGTGCCGATTGCGACCGCAGTGCGGTTGCCGTCGGCAGATCCCGCACCGATCGGTCGTGTTCTCGACGCCGGGGCCGATGCGGTGATCGTCGCGATGGTCGAATCGCCCGAAACAGCCGCCACCGCAGTGGCCGCCACCCGGTACCCGCCTGCGGGGGTACGCAGCTTCGGCCCGCTGCGAGCCGACATCGGGATCGATACTGCTGCACACGAAGACCGCGCGAGTGTCTTCGCGATGATCGAGACCGCCCGAGGATTGGCGGCACTCGACGAGATATGTTCCGTACCAGGTCTATCCGGCGTATACGTCGGCCCGGCCGATCTGGCGATCTCGCTGGGGGAGAACCCGATCACCGCGCTCGACACTCCGACAGTGCTCGACGCTGTCACTCGGATCCATTCCGTCGCCTCCGGTGCGGGGCTGGTCCCCGGCATCCACGCCAACGCGGGTAAGCCTGGGAAGGCCATGGCCGAGTTGGGGTTTCGGATGATCACCCTGGCATCGGAGTCCCAGGCGCTGCGGCGCGGCGCGGCGGCGCACCTCGAGGAGGCGCAGTGA